In one Pseudomonadota bacterium genomic region, the following are encoded:
- a CDS encoding PQQ-binding-like beta-propeller repeat protein — MSSLAVGSTATLVATVADGRVLGLGSDGAVRWTFRLPQVSPGRPSRAAVDAQGRSYIVAGSGELLALDRRGNRRWRVPVRASPRGGPTVAPNGTVYVAGDGLYAVDPEGRVLWHVVTPSRLSTRPSLHPKGLVVVCTEIGRVLAVRSDGSVAWRADAGASIDAPAALMSDGSVVVANALGQVLRFGPLGKLRFVLETQADKRAAPAVTSKDLIVIASEDHRLHAVDALGNWRWQVQSAGPLPAAPWIDARDNLFFGSRDDFLYAVAPNGHVLWKHNVGFDIVAGIVAATDGTLYVTTEGGGIHAFR, encoded by the coding sequence GTGAGCTCCTTGGCCGTTGGGAGCACCGCCACACTGGTGGCCACCGTGGCTGACGGCCGCGTGCTGGGGCTCGGCTCGGACGGAGCTGTGCGCTGGACCTTTCGCCTGCCCCAGGTAAGCCCCGGACGACCGAGCCGCGCCGCCGTCGACGCCCAGGGACGATCTTACATCGTCGCTGGCTCCGGCGAGCTCCTGGCGCTCGATCGCCGCGGCAATCGTCGCTGGCGCGTTCCGGTACGGGCCTCGCCGCGGGGTGGACCTACCGTGGCTCCCAACGGCACGGTGTATGTGGCGGGCGATGGTCTGTACGCGGTCGACCCTGAAGGTCGAGTGCTATGGCATGTCGTCACGCCGAGCAGGCTCAGCACGCGACCTTCCCTGCACCCAAAGGGGCTGGTCGTCGTATGCACGGAGATCGGCCGTGTATTGGCCGTGCGAAGCGACGGCAGCGTCGCGTGGCGCGCCGATGCCGGAGCAAGTATCGATGCGCCCGCCGCGCTCATGAGCGACGGCAGTGTCGTCGTGGCCAACGCGCTCGGCCAGGTGCTGCGCTTTGGGCCGCTCGGCAAGCTGCGCTTCGTTCTGGAAACGCAAGCCGACAAGCGTGCTGCGCCTGCGGTCACGTCCAAGGATCTCATCGTGATAGCGAGCGAAGACCACCGCCTGCACGCCGTCGACGCGCTAGGGAATTGGCGCTGGCAAGTGCAGAGCGCGGGACCGCTTCCAGCAGCGCCCTGGATCGACGCCCGCGACAATCTCTTTTTCGGCTCGCGCGACGATTTCCTGTATGCGGTGGCGCCGAACGGACATGTGCTATGGAAGCACAACGTGGGCTTCGACATCGTCGCCGGCATCGTCGCGGCAACCGACGGCACCCTCTACGTCACGACCGAAGGTGGGGGCATCCATGCGTTCCGGTGA
- a CDS encoding VacB/RNase II family 3'-5' exoribonuclease, whose translation MRSGERRVKRAPNRDRVLSGRLSVNPRGFGFVSTAEAGPDLFVPAARLGAAMHGDEVRVRVVAGAHRPEAAIVEIVSRGTRHVSGALKQVGKRAWIELDDLRLGGPVVVQGALPPGVRAGMAVIAEIVHYPSTTGDAVKARIVHALDADKILEFEVTKTLIKEGVSESFPEEVQQAARALPKRISHAERKRRSDLRSLELLTIDPEDARDHDDAVWAERRASGGFRVVVAIADVAHYVREGDPLDREALARGCTIYLPDRALPMLPEVLASDLASLKPECDRLAVVVDIELSERGLVVSHRLVEAVIRSRARLSYAAVAGALGLDTGGAREPGAWARRELLRTLHDVSRVLHRKRKKQGSLTFELPEARVGLDEASGQPQTIYRSRKDPGVAQAYAMIEELMLLANQVVARELSERDVPAIYRVHPPPDEQRMETFAALAGALGFRLEANAALDSKQLARLLNRIEGTPHAMSLGYLLLRAMQQASYDTVNIGHFGLAESHYVHFTSPIRRYPDLSVHRTVKRLLHDRPVRSGQAGLLAGQALESSRLERRAMQVERDVIDLYAAFLMQSRIGDTIEGVVTGVTARGFYVTLDEPFVSALCPVEQLEADYYELDEHGIRLSGRRSGHTFTLGDRLLLRVTDVSILRRQVYALPAEQAGATGEAEYRTRGRGRSAKAGGRKARPKYRTRSRPGPRRPRRG comes from the coding sequence ATGCGTTCCGGTGAAAGGCGAGTCAAACGCGCACCCAACCGAGATCGGGTGCTGAGCGGTCGTCTCAGCGTCAACCCGCGGGGCTTTGGCTTCGTGAGCACCGCCGAAGCCGGTCCCGACCTTTTCGTACCGGCCGCCAGACTGGGCGCTGCCATGCACGGGGACGAGGTCCGTGTGCGCGTCGTGGCGGGCGCGCATCGGCCCGAGGCAGCGATCGTCGAGATCGTCTCTCGCGGCACGCGCCACGTGAGCGGCGCGCTCAAGCAAGTTGGAAAGCGGGCGTGGATCGAGCTCGACGATCTGCGACTCGGGGGGCCCGTGGTGGTGCAAGGCGCGCTGCCACCTGGGGTGCGTGCCGGCATGGCGGTGATCGCCGAAATCGTGCACTACCCCTCCACGACGGGCGACGCTGTCAAGGCACGGATAGTGCATGCGCTCGATGCCGACAAGATACTCGAATTCGAGGTCACCAAGACGCTGATCAAGGAAGGCGTTTCAGAATCCTTCCCCGAGGAAGTGCAGCAGGCCGCCAGGGCGTTGCCCAAGCGGATCTCGCACGCAGAGAGGAAGCGTCGCAGCGACCTGCGATCGCTCGAGCTGCTCACCATCGATCCCGAAGATGCCAGGGACCATGACGATGCCGTGTGGGCGGAGAGGCGCGCGTCGGGTGGCTTTCGGGTCGTGGTAGCTATCGCGGACGTCGCGCACTACGTCCGCGAAGGCGATCCGCTGGACCGCGAAGCGCTGGCTCGTGGCTGCACGATCTACCTTCCCGATCGCGCGCTGCCGATGCTGCCCGAGGTCCTTGCGTCGGACCTGGCCTCGTTGAAACCCGAGTGCGATCGGCTCGCCGTAGTCGTGGACATCGAGCTGAGCGAGCGGGGGCTGGTCGTGAGCCACCGGCTCGTCGAAGCCGTGATTCGCTCGCGCGCGCGGCTCAGTTACGCCGCCGTGGCGGGAGCGTTGGGGCTCGACACCGGAGGAGCTCGCGAGCCTGGCGCCTGGGCGCGCCGGGAACTGCTGCGGACGCTGCACGACGTTTCGCGCGTGCTTCATCGCAAGCGCAAGAAACAGGGTTCGCTGACCTTCGAGCTGCCCGAGGCACGAGTCGGTCTGGACGAGGCCAGCGGCCAGCCGCAAACCATCTACCGGAGCCGCAAAGACCCAGGCGTCGCGCAGGCATATGCCATGATCGAGGAGCTGATGCTCCTTGCGAACCAGGTTGTCGCGCGCGAGCTGAGCGAACGCGACGTGCCTGCGATCTATCGGGTCCATCCACCCCCCGACGAGCAACGCATGGAAACGTTCGCTGCTCTGGCCGGCGCGCTGGGCTTTCGCCTGGAGGCGAACGCTGCACTCGATTCCAAGCAGCTTGCGCGGCTTCTGAACCGTATCGAGGGCACGCCTCACGCCATGAGCTTGGGCTATCTGCTGCTGCGCGCCATGCAACAAGCCAGCTACGACACGGTCAATATCGGTCACTTCGGCCTGGCCGAGAGCCACTATGTCCATTTCACCTCGCCCATCCGTCGCTACCCCGATCTCAGCGTGCATCGGACAGTAAAACGCCTGCTCCACGATCGGCCGGTCCGCTCGGGCCAGGCCGGGCTGCTGGCCGGGCAAGCACTCGAGTCCAGCCGCCTCGAGCGCCGCGCCATGCAAGTGGAGCGCGACGTGATCGACCTGTACGCGGCGTTCCTGATGCAGAGCCGCATCGGCGACACGATCGAGGGGGTGGTTACGGGTGTGACCGCCCGCGGTTTTTACGTGACCCTGGACGAGCCCTTTGTGAGCGCCTTGTGTCCGGTCGAGCAACTCGAGGCCGACTACTACGAGCTCGACGAGCACGGGATCCGCCTTTCCGGGCGTCGCAGCGGGCACACGTTCACGTTGGGCGACCGCCTGCTGTTGCGCGTGACCGACGTGTCCATTCTGCGGCGCCAGGTCTACGCGTTGCCGGCGGAGCAAGCTGGCGCCACGGGCGAGGCCGAGTACCGAACCCGGGGCCGCGGGCGCAGCGCCAAAGCCGGCGGTCGCAAGGCTCGACCCAAGTACCGCACCCGGTCCCGTCCGGGCCCGCGCCGCCCGCGGCGTGGGTAG
- a CDS encoding 2-oxoacid:acceptor oxidoreductase subunit alpha, with protein MQENTESAPSGAAKAELVIRHAVVRFAGDSGDGMQVTGGQFTSTAAYVGNDLATLPDFPAEIRAPAGTLAGVSAFQVNFASEDIYTPGDEPDVLVAMNPAALKLNLADMRSGSTILLNTDAFTRGDLAKAEYQSNPLEDDSLEGYQVVGVAMTSLTRKALQESGVSSKERDRCKNFFALGIAYWMFGRPLEPTADWLRSKFAKRPELAEANILALQAGHNYGFNTELLPVYFRVEAARLPAGVYRNITGNEATVLGLVAAAKNAGRSLVYGGYPITPASDILHELARQRHFDVRTIQCEDEIASVCAAIGASYGGALGCTASSGPGIALKQEAVGLATMVELPLVVINVQRGGPSTGLPTKTEQADLLQALYGRNGECPVPVVAPASAGECFELTYRAVWLATRYMCPVFVLTDGYLANGSEPWRLPDMATLSMAWKTTHAASEQMNGFAPYDRDEVLARPWAVPGTPGLEHRIGGLEKQAISGNVSYDPANHQQMVEIRAAKIDGISQEIPEQEVEGDADAEVLVVGWGSTHGALTAATEHLSESGHRIAHAQIRYLNPLPRNTGDVLRRFKRVFVFELNGGQLVRLLRERFLVDCIPVNKVQGQPFKVVEIEAAIKPHL; from the coding sequence ATGCAGGAAAACACCGAGTCAGCACCGTCCGGCGCAGCTAAGGCCGAGCTGGTAATTCGCCACGCAGTCGTACGCTTTGCCGGTGATTCCGGGGACGGCATGCAGGTAACCGGCGGGCAGTTCACGAGCACCGCGGCCTACGTTGGCAACGACCTGGCCACGCTGCCCGATTTTCCTGCCGAGATCCGCGCGCCCGCTGGAACGTTGGCCGGTGTTTCCGCGTTTCAAGTGAACTTCGCGAGCGAGGACATCTACACGCCCGGCGATGAGCCGGACGTGCTCGTGGCGATGAATCCGGCCGCGCTCAAGCTCAACCTGGCCGATATGCGATCGGGTTCCACGATACTGCTGAATACGGACGCGTTCACGCGCGGGGATCTGGCCAAGGCGGAGTACCAATCCAACCCCTTGGAGGACGACAGCCTGGAGGGCTATCAGGTCGTGGGCGTCGCGATGACATCGCTCACTCGCAAGGCGCTGCAGGAGAGCGGCGTTTCCTCCAAGGAACGTGATCGGTGCAAGAACTTCTTCGCTCTTGGTATTGCCTACTGGATGTTCGGCCGGCCGCTCGAGCCGACCGCGGATTGGCTGCGCAGCAAGTTCGCAAAGAGGCCGGAGCTGGCAGAAGCCAACATTTTGGCCCTGCAGGCCGGCCACAACTACGGCTTCAACACGGAGCTGCTTCCCGTCTACTTCCGGGTCGAGGCAGCCCGGCTGCCGGCCGGTGTGTACCGCAACATCACGGGCAACGAGGCCACCGTGCTCGGCCTCGTGGCAGCCGCCAAGAATGCGGGTCGCAGCCTGGTCTATGGGGGCTACCCCATCACACCGGCCAGCGACATCCTGCATGAGCTGGCACGCCAGCGACACTTCGATGTGCGCACGATCCAATGCGAAGACGAAATCGCCAGCGTGTGTGCCGCCATAGGGGCCAGCTACGGCGGGGCGCTCGGCTGCACGGCCTCTTCAGGACCCGGGATCGCGCTCAAGCAGGAGGCTGTGGGCCTGGCTACCATGGTGGAGCTGCCTTTGGTCGTGATCAACGTGCAGCGCGGCGGCCCCTCTACCGGACTGCCCACCAAGACCGAGCAAGCCGACCTGCTTCAGGCGCTTTATGGCCGCAACGGCGAGTGCCCCGTCCCGGTCGTCGCTCCGGCGAGCGCCGGCGAGTGCTTCGAGCTCACCTACCGTGCGGTCTGGCTGGCCACCCGCTACATGTGCCCGGTGTTCGTGTTGACGGACGGCTACCTGGCGAACGGCTCCGAGCCCTGGAGGCTCCCCGATATGGCGACCCTGTCCATGGCGTGGAAGACGACGCACGCGGCATCTGAACAGATGAACGGCTTTGCTCCCTACGATCGAGACGAGGTTCTGGCGCGTCCGTGGGCCGTGCCCGGCACCCCAGGGCTGGAGCACCGCATTGGGGGTCTCGAAAAGCAGGCCATCAGCGGCAACGTGAGCTACGACCCGGCAAACCACCAGCAGATGGTTGAGATACGAGCGGCCAAGATCGACGGCATCAGCCAGGAGATCCCCGAACAGGAGGTCGAAGGCGACGCCGACGCCGAAGTCCTTGTGGTGGGCTGGGGGTCGACACACGGCGCGCTCACTGCTGCAACCGAGCACCTAAGTGAGTCTGGCCATCGTATTGCGCATGCGCAGATTCGCTACCTGAATCCCTTGCCGCGCAATACCGGCGACGTGCTGCGCCGCTTCAAGCGGGTGTTCGTCTTCGAGCTCAACGGCGGGCAGCTGGTTCGTCTGCTCAGGGAGCGCTTCCTGGTCGACTGCATACCCGTAAACAAGGTCCAGGGGCAGCCCTTCAAAGTCGTGGAGATCGAAGCAGCTATCAAACCCCACCTGTAG
- a CDS encoding 2-oxoacid:ferredoxin oxidoreductase subunit beta, which translates to MAEPHEHPPLKPKDFASDQAVRWCPGCGDYAVLKTAQQAFAETGRARSEFAVISGIGCSSRFPYYLSTYGFHTIHGRAPSVALGLKVARPELSVWVITGDGDSLSIGGNHTIHALRRNLDINFLLFNNRIYGLTKGQYSPTSELGKVTKSSPMGTVDHPFDPLSLALGAGATFVARSVDVQAKPLKSVLLGAYHHKGTSFVEIYQNCPIFNDDAFAVITDKPVRTERQIELEHGKPLVYGKKQEMALVLDRLRLRAVKRSDVSEAEILVHDTANREQAFLLAQMHWPEFPEPMGVFYQGQRATYEDLLLDQVSQAQKSKKADLTELVYGKNHWTVQ; encoded by the coding sequence GTGGCTGAACCGCATGAGCACCCCCCACTGAAACCGAAGGACTTCGCAAGCGACCAGGCCGTTCGCTGGTGTCCGGGATGTGGAGACTACGCGGTCCTCAAGACCGCCCAGCAGGCCTTCGCCGAAACAGGACGCGCAAGGAGCGAGTTTGCGGTCATCTCTGGGATTGGCTGCTCGAGTCGCTTTCCCTACTATCTGTCTACCTACGGTTTCCACACTATTCACGGTCGAGCCCCTTCGGTGGCGCTGGGCCTCAAAGTGGCGAGGCCCGAGCTGAGCGTGTGGGTCATCACCGGGGACGGCGATAGCCTGAGCATCGGCGGCAACCACACGATTCATGCCCTGCGGCGAAACCTGGACATCAACTTCCTGCTGTTCAACAACCGCATCTATGGGCTGACCAAGGGACAGTATTCACCCACAAGTGAGCTCGGCAAGGTAACCAAGTCCTCGCCCATGGGTACGGTGGACCATCCATTCGACCCCTTGTCGCTTGCCCTTGGGGCCGGCGCTACGTTCGTCGCTCGCAGCGTCGATGTGCAGGCCAAGCCCCTCAAGAGCGTGCTGCTGGGTGCATACCACCACAAGGGCACGAGCTTCGTAGAGATCTACCAGAACTGTCCGATTTTCAACGATGACGCCTTCGCAGTCATCACGGACAAGCCGGTGCGGACCGAACGACAGATCGAGCTCGAGCACGGCAAGCCCCTCGTCTATGGCAAGAAACAGGAAATGGCGCTGGTGCTCGATCGGCTGCGCCTACGCGCGGTGAAGCGTTCGGACGTCAGCGAAGCCGAGATCCTGGTTCACGACACCGCAAACCGCGAGCAGGCGTTCTTGCTGGCGCAAATGCACTGGCCGGAGTTTCCGGAGCCTATGGGCGTCTTCTATCAGGGGCAACGCGCGACCTACGAGGACCTGCTGCTCGACCAGGTATCGCAGGCCCAGAAGTCGAAGAAGGCGGATCTCACCGAGCTCGTGTATGGCAAGAACCACTGGACCGTACAGTAG
- a CDS encoding NADP-dependent isocitrate dehydrogenase produces MTEAASSIIYTHTDEAPALATYSFLPIVRAFAGACGVSVEIRDISLAGRLVAGFPDELTQAQRIPDALAELGELTHKPHANIIKLPNISASIPQLKAAIKELQAKGYRLPDYPDDPTTEDGRAIKARYDRIKGSAVNPVLREGNSDRRAPKAVKAYARNHPHPMGAWSPDSKTHVAHMSSGDFRSNEQSVSVARDGFVRIELSGEDGQVTVLKDKIDLTAGEILDATFLSVRELRSFLEREMQDAQQQGVLFSLHMKATMMKVSDPIIFGHCVKVFFKDVFARHGAALGEAGGNPNDGLGNVLAALGRLDESKRAQIEADLQAAYTKRPGLAMVDSDRGITNLHVPSDIIIDASMPAMIRASGRMWNRDGRQQDTKCVIPDASYAGVYQQVISFCKEHGAFDPSTMGSVSNVGLMAQKAEEYGSHDKTFEIPSPGMVRVIDQSGTALTEHKVEAGDIWRACQVKDAAVRDWVKLAVARTRATGASAVFWLDETRPHDAQLIEKVRGYLPEHDTQGLAISILSPVEATRFTLERLKAGQDTVSVTGNVLRDYLTDLFPILELGTSAKMLSIVPLMQGGGLYETGAGGSAPKHVQQFNKENHLRWDSLGEFLALAASLEQYAAQTQNRRARLLGSALDVATEALLEQGKSPSRKVRELDNRGSQFYLAMYWAQALAKQSDDPELAARFAPLAEALSQNEAQIVGELNAVQGEPKDVGGYYAPDPKLASEAMRPSTTLNGLIDSF; encoded by the coding sequence ATGACTGAAGCAGCGTCCAGTATTATTTACACCCACACCGACGAAGCGCCCGCTCTGGCTACGTATTCCTTCCTTCCGATCGTCCGAGCCTTCGCTGGTGCCTGCGGCGTCTCGGTCGAGATCCGGGATATTTCGTTGGCGGGCCGTCTGGTCGCGGGCTTTCCCGACGAACTGACGCAGGCTCAGAGGATTCCCGATGCGCTTGCGGAGTTGGGCGAGCTCACGCACAAGCCGCACGCCAACATCATCAAGTTGCCCAATATCAGCGCTTCGATCCCGCAGCTCAAGGCTGCCATCAAGGAGCTTCAGGCAAAGGGCTACCGCCTGCCCGACTACCCCGACGATCCAACGACTGAAGACGGCAGGGCGATCAAGGCGCGCTACGACAGGATCAAGGGCAGCGCGGTGAACCCGGTCCTGCGCGAGGGCAACTCCGATCGTCGCGCGCCCAAGGCTGTCAAAGCATACGCTCGCAACCATCCCCATCCCATGGGCGCATGGTCGCCGGACTCGAAGACCCACGTCGCCCACATGAGCTCGGGCGACTTTCGCTCCAACGAGCAGTCGGTCAGCGTGGCGCGCGACGGTTTCGTGCGCATTGAGCTGAGCGGCGAGGACGGCCAGGTCACCGTCCTCAAAGATAAGATCGATCTGACGGCCGGCGAGATCCTTGATGCCACTTTTCTGAGCGTGCGCGAGCTGAGGTCGTTCCTCGAACGCGAAATGCAGGACGCCCAACAACAGGGCGTGCTGTTTTCATTGCACATGAAGGCGACCATGATGAAGGTCTCCGACCCGATCATTTTCGGTCACTGCGTCAAGGTATTCTTCAAAGATGTCTTTGCCAGGCACGGTGCGGCGCTCGGCGAGGCAGGGGGCAATCCCAACGACGGCCTGGGCAATGTGTTGGCTGCGCTCGGCAGGCTCGACGAAAGCAAGCGAGCCCAGATCGAGGCCGACCTGCAGGCCGCCTACACCAAACGCCCAGGCCTTGCCATGGTGGACTCCGACCGTGGCATCACCAATCTCCACGTGCCGAGCGATATCATCATAGACGCCTCGATGCCTGCCATGATCCGCGCCTCGGGTCGGATGTGGAATCGAGACGGCCGGCAGCAGGACACCAAGTGCGTGATCCCGGATGCCAGCTACGCGGGCGTGTACCAGCAAGTCATCAGCTTCTGCAAAGAGCACGGCGCGTTCGATCCATCCACCATGGGCAGCGTGTCCAACGTAGGCCTTATGGCGCAGAAGGCCGAGGAGTACGGCTCGCACGACAAGACCTTCGAGATCCCCTCGCCGGGCATGGTGCGGGTGATCGACCAGTCAGGCACGGCGCTGACGGAACACAAGGTGGAGGCAGGTGACATCTGGCGTGCGTGCCAAGTCAAGGACGCAGCCGTTCGAGACTGGGTCAAGCTCGCGGTTGCCCGCACGCGGGCCACGGGCGCGTCGGCCGTGTTCTGGTTGGACGAGACACGGCCGCACGATGCGCAGCTGATCGAGAAGGTCAGGGGCTACCTTCCGGAGCACGACACGCAGGGACTCGCGATCAGCATCCTGAGCCCGGTAGAGGCGACCCGCTTCACCCTCGAGCGCCTGAAGGCGGGGCAGGACACCGTTTCCGTGACCGGCAACGTGCTGCGCGACTACCTCACCGACCTGTTTCCGATTCTGGAGCTTGGCACGAGCGCCAAGATGCTCTCGATCGTGCCGCTCATGCAGGGCGGCGGGCTGTACGAGACCGGCGCGGGCGGCTCGGCACCCAAGCACGTGCAGCAGTTCAACAAGGAGAATCATCTGCGTTGGGACTCGCTCGGCGAGTTCTTGGCGCTGGCTGCCTCACTCGAGCAGTACGCGGCTCAGACCCAGAATCGCAGGGCGAGGCTTTTGGGCAGCGCGCTTGACGTAGCGACCGAGGCCTTGCTCGAGCAGGGCAAGTCGCCGTCGCGCAAGGTGCGGGAGCTCGACAACCGGGGCAGCCAGTTCTACCTCGCCATGTACTGGGCGCAGGCGCTTGCCAAGCAGAGTGACGACCCTGAGCTTGCAGCACGTTTTGCCCCGCTGGCGGAGGCCCTGAGCCAGAACGAAGCGCAGATCGTAGGTGAGCTCAACGCCGTGCAAGGCGAGCCGAAAGACGTGGGCGGCTATTACGCCCCCGATCCGAAGCTGGCCTCCGAGGCCATGCGACCGAGCACGACGCTGAACGGGCTCATCGACTCCTTTTAG